In Daucus carota subsp. sativus chromosome 4, DH1 v3.0, whole genome shotgun sequence, one DNA window encodes the following:
- the LOC108216513 gene encoding uncharacterized protein LOC108216513, translated as MAEKLAPEKRHKFFHGSQKVFEWDQTLEEVNIYINLPPNVYSKLFYCKILSKHVEVGIKGNPPYLNHDLYSHVKTDSSFWTIEDDILHVTLQKRDKGQTWPSPIQGQGQLDPMAADMEQKRLMLQRFQEENPGFDFSQAQFSGNCPDPRTFMGGMKSD; from the exons ATGGCAGAGAAATTGGCACCTGAGAAACGACACAAGTTCTTTCACGGCA GTCAGAAGGTTTTTGAGTGGGATCAAACACTCGAGGAAGTGAATATCTATATAAATCTTCCCCCAAATGTTTATTCCAAGCTGTTTTATTGCAAGATTTTGTCGAAACATGTTGAAGTCGGGATTAAAGGCAACCCACCTTATCTGAAT CATGATTTGTATTCACATGTAAAGACTGATTCTTCGTTTTGGACTATAG AGGATGATATACTGCATGTCACTTTGCAGAAGAGAGATAAGGGTCAGACCTGGCCTTCCCCTATACAGGGTCAAGGTCAGCTTGATCCTATGGCAGCCGATATGGAGCAAAAACGCCTCATGCTGCAGAGGTTTCAGGAAGAG AACCCAGGATTTGATTTCTCACAGGCACAATTTTCAGGGAACTGTCCTGATCCAAGGACATTTATGGGCGGAATGAAGTCAGATTGA
- the LOC108217505 gene encoding uncharacterized protein LOC108217505, with product MERIAKSGKMFSRDNCASNFLIILAVFLTFSANSEARLMIHNRRSSLALFHKLGAGEVKRLVPTGPNPETSPGTPPPGAGEVKRLVPTGPNPATSPGTPPPGAGEVKRLVPTGPNPETSPGTPPPGADEVKRLVPTGPNPATSPGTPPPGADEVKRLVPTGPNPETSPGTPPPGADEVKRLVPTGPNPETSPGTPPPGADEVKRLVPTGPNPETSPGTPPPGADEVKRLVPTGPNPETSPGTPPPGADEVKRLVPTGPNPATSPGTPPPGADEVKRLVPTGPNPETSPGTPPPGADEVKRLVPTGPNPKTSPGTPPPGVDEGVDEVKRLVPTGPNPAISPGTPPPGLLGSTRLP from the exons ATGGAGAGAATCGCCAAATCTGGTAAAATGTTTAGTCGGGATAATTGCGCTTCTAATTTCTTG ATTATCCTGGCCGTTTTCTTAACCTTTTCTGCGAATTCAGAAGCACGCCTGATGATACATAATAGAAGAAGTAGCCTCGCTTTATTTCATAAACTAGGTGCCGGTGAAGTGAAAAGACTCGTTCCAACCGGACCCAATCCAGAAACTAGTCCAGGAACACCGCCGCCAGGTGCTGGTGAAGTGAAAAGACTTGTTCCAACCGGACCCAATCCAGCGACTAGTCCAGGAACACCGCCGCCAGGTGCTGGTGAAGTGAAAAGACTCGTTCCAACCGGACCAAATCCAGAGACTAGTCCGGGAACACCGCCGCCAGGTGCTGATGAAGTGAAAAGACTCGTTCCAACCGGACCCAATCCGGCGACTAGTCCAGGAACACCGCCGCCAGGTGCTGATGAAGTGAAAAGACTCGTTCCAACCGGACCCAATCCAGAGACTAGTCCGGGAACACCACCGCCAGGTGCTGATGAAGTGAAAAGACTCGTTCCAACCGGACCCAATCCAGAGACTAGTCCGGGAACACCACCGCCAGGTGCTGATGAAGTGAAAAGACTCGTTCCAACCGGACCCAATCCAGAGACTAGTCCGGGAACACCACCGCCAGGTGCTGATGAAGTGAAAAGACTCGTTCCAACCGGACCCAATCCAGAGACTAGTCCGGGAACACCACCGCCAGGTGCTGATGAAGTGAAAAGACTTGTTCCAACCGGACCTAATCCAGCGACTAGTCCAGGAACACCGCCACCAGGTGCTGATGAAGTGAAAAGGCTCGTTCCAACCGGACCCAATCCAGAGACTAGTCCGGGAACACCACCGCCAGGTGCTGATGAAGTGAAAAGACTCGTTCCAACTGGACCCAATCCAAAGACTAGTCCGGGAACACCACCACCAGGTGTTGATGAAGGTGTTGATGAAGTGAAAAGACTTGTTCCAACCGGACCCAATCCAGCTATTAGTCCAGGAACACCGCCACCAGGACTGCTAGGTTCAACTCGTTTGCCGTAG
- the LOC108216166 gene encoding pentatricopeptide repeat-containing protein At3g58590 → MKKATRVLPLRNCHYLHHLRPLKNCVVSVYILTQNYHYKPRHYCNNGQLNHDTLVTLLPKISTLEATKSLHALAITMGSNHAQNIFLYNNIISLYASLGLLCKARKVFDEMPERNNVSFNTVISCYSRDGLVGDAWGVFYEMRRCGFVFTQFTFGGLLSCDCLEVWRGMYLYGLIVKSGLLYVDAFAGTALLGCFGRNGCLDEVFRVFEDMPSKSLVTWNSVISLFGHHGFGDMGLYMFRELMRTRVSLSLYSFVGVLSGFGREEDLECGEQIHGLAIKCGLWNVVLVANALLNMYVKSLSADMAEIMFEEMPVRDIVSWNTIIGVFSRSGRPEKALECFRSMNKDEILPNQTTTVSVINSCTILKIIHCGQSIHALAIRKRFEFDVFVGSALVDFYAKCGRMEDAHCCFDEIQDKNVVSWNSLMIGYLNTSCSTAVFLLRQMIRMGYRPNEGSFSTVLRVSFNTELQQLHSLLIKMGYDDNEYVLSTLIGSYAKSGLIDDALNFAAETNMMLSVVPSNVIAGIFNRTGQYHRTQRLYSLLDEPDIVSWNILITACARHGDYKEVFELFGQMQIYQVRPDKYTYISLLSVCTRICNLDLGRSLHGLIIKTDFKSYDTFVGNILIDMYGKCGSLDSSIGIFDEMNDKNVISWTAVMSSLESHGRVYEAVQKFREMESMGFLPDEAAIAAALSACRRIGLVKEGIELFEQMQSKYKMKPEMDHYILVVDLLARNGHLKEAEKLITGMPFPPNARIWRIFLEGCQGQRHTEDLALCI, encoded by the coding sequence ATGAAAAAGGCGACTCGTGTATTGCCGCTGCGCAACTGCCACTACCTTCATCACCTCCGCCCTCTAAAAAATTGTGTAGTATCTGTGTACATTTTAACTCAAAACTATCATTATAAACCTCGGCATTACTGCAACAATGGCCAACTCAATCACGACACTCTCGTCACACTACTCCCAAAAATCTCAACTCTTGAGGCCACCAAATCTCTCCACGCTCTCGCCATCACAATGGGCTCAAATCACGCCCAAAATATCTTCCTTTACAACAATATCATCTCATTGTACGCGTCGTTGGGCTTGTTGTGTAAAGCACgcaaggtgtttgatgaaatgcctgAGAGAAATAATGTTTCTTTTAATACGGTTATTAGCTGTTATAGCCGTGATGGGCTTGTGGGTGATGCTTGGGGTGTTTTTTATGAGATGAGGAGATGTGGGTTTGTGTTCACGCAGTTTACATTTGGCGGGCTTTTATCGTGTGATTGTTTGGAGGTTTGGAGAGGAATGTACTTGTATGGGTTGATTGTGAAGAGTGGGTTGCTTTATGTTGATGCATTTGCAGGGACTGCGTTGTTGGGGTGCTTTGGGAGGAATGGGTGTTTAGATGAAGTTTTTCGGGTGTTTGAAGACATGCCGAGTAAGAGTTTAGTGACTTGGAATTCGGTGATATCTTTGTTTGGTCATCATGGGTTTGGGGATATGGGTTTGTATATGTTTCGTGAGCTTATGAGAACTCGAGTGTCACTTTCGTTGTATTCTTTTGTGGGTGTTTTATCTGGATTTGGACGGGAAGAGGACTTGGAATGCGGAGAACAAATACATGGTTTAGCGATAAAATGTGGGTTATGGAATGTGGTTTTAGTAGCTAATGCTCTACTTAACATGTATGTGAAGTCTTTGAGCGCAGATATGGCTGAAATTATGTTTGAGGAGATGCCTGTTCGGGATATAGTGTCTTGGAACACTATCATAGGAGTATTTTCAAGAAGTGGTAGGCCGGAGAAAGCATTAGAATGCTTTCGAAGTATGAATAAGGATGAAATCTTACCTAATCAGACTACGACTGTCAGTGTCATCAATTCTTGTACTATACTAAAGATCATACATTGTGGACAATCAATTCATGCTTTAGCGATtaggaaaagatttgaatttgatGTTTTTGTTGGTAGTGCATTGGTTGACTTCTATGCCAAGTGTGGTAGAATGGAAGATGCTCATTGTTGTTTTGATgaaatacaagataaaaatgTGGTTTCGTGGAATTCTTTGATGATTGGTTATTTAAACACAAGTTGTTCAACCGCCGTTTTTTTACTACGTCAAATGATTCGAATGGGTTACCGACCCAATGAGGGTTCTTTTTCTACGGTCCTTAGAGTGTCCTTCAACACAGAGTTGCAGCAGCTTCATTCATTGCTGATTAAAATGGGTTATGATGACAATGAGTATGTTTTGAGCACACTTATTGGCTCATATGCTAAAAGTGGTCTCATAGACGACGCCTTGAATTTTGCTGCTGAGACAAACATGATGCTCTCTGTCGTGCCCTCTAATGTCATTGCGGGAATTTTTAACAGAACGGGTCAATATCACCGGACTCAAAGGTTGTATTCTTTACTCGATGAACCAGACATTGTATCTTGGAACATATTGATTACAGCTTGTGCACGTCATGGCGATTACAAAGAGGTCTTTGAGCTTTTTGGCCAAATGCAAATATATCAGGTCCGTCCGGACAAGTATACATATATTAGCCTCTTAAGTGTTTGTACTAGAATTTGTAACCTAGATTTAGGTAGATCACTTCATGGACTCATCATTAAAACTGATTTTAAGAGTTATGACACATTTGTGGGTAACATACTAATAGACATGTACGGAAAATGTGGAAGCCTTGATAGTTCGATTGGTATCTTTGATGAAATGAATGACAAAAATGTGATCTCGTGGACAGCTGTAATGTCTTCACTTGAATCACATGGTCGTGTGTACGAGGCAGTACAAAAGTTCAGGGAAATGGAGAGTATGGGGTTTCTGCCAGACGAGGCTGCTATTGCTGCAGCGCTATCAGCATGCAGGCGCATAGGATTAGTAAAGGAGGGGATTGAATTATTTGAGCAGATGCAATCCAAGTACAAGATGAAACCTGAAATGGACCATTATATTCTTGTGGTGGACTTATTGGCTAGAAATGGCCACCTTAAGGAAGCAGAGAAGTTGATTACTGGAATGCCTTTCCCCCCAAATGCACGAATTTGGAGAATTTTCCTCGAAGGTTGCCAGGGACAGAGACATACTGAGGACCTAGCTCTATGTATTTAA
- the LOC108218081 gene encoding adenylate-forming reductase 06235: protein MEGKNITRVSSCRGVAFEAKAYENNHNVLTSTQSERWIRAATSIFKVFPGSDSPRRSSGRSSSHFCDLEFDEDENDDYSMYSGDASPRDLENNLHVVGQVSSYTKLPKPKKDRLSVILRDQSLFTAYKRLFLVTLSLNIVGLALAASGYYTYARRKPAVFAIANILALTLCRNEAFLRCVFWFAVKLFGRASIPLWIKTLITSFLQSLGGIHSGCGVSSLIWLVYAIILTIRHRETSSLLIISVAYTILFLVLLSSLAAFPLVRHLHHNVFERTHRFAGWSALVLFWLFVVLTLSYEPSSKLYNFRLSRLIKALEFWLTFAITGFIMLPWLTVKQVRVSVSSPSGHASIIKFEGGVKAGLLGRISLSPFSDWHAFGIISDGKDEHMMLAGAVGDFTMSLVSNPPTHLWVRTFHFAGLPYLINLYRRVVLVATGSGICVFLSFLMQPSTKEVCLVWVAKAVEQNFGSEIMKCVSGYPKDKVIVHDTGVLGRPNVAEMSVDAAKRWKAEVVIVTSNPEGSRDVVRACKASGIPAFGPFWDS, encoded by the coding sequence ATGGAAGGAAAAAATATCACCAGAGTTTCAAGCTGTCGTGGTGTAGCATTTGAAGCTAAAGCTTACGAAAATAATCATAACGTTTTAACTTCAACCCAATCCGAGAGGTGGATTCGTGCAGCTACTTCAATATTTAAGGTGTTTCCAGGCTCCGATTCCCCGAGAAGATCATCAGGCAGATCGAGCAGTCACTTTTGCGATCTCGAATTCGATGAAGATGAAAACGACGATTACAGCATGTACTCGGGGGATGCAAGTCCCCGAGACCTCGAAAACAATCTGCATGTAGTTGGCCAAGTTAGTTCCTACACTAAGTTGCCGAAACCTAAAAAAGATAGACTATCGGTGATTCTTCGTGATCAAAGCCTTTTCACAGCTTACAAGCGCTTGTTCCTTGTTACTCTCTCGTTAAATATCGTCGGACTTGCACTAGCCGCAAGCGGTTATTATACTTATGCGAGACGAAAGCCAGCAGTTTTCGCCATTGCGAATATCTTGGCCTTGACATTGTGCCGAAACGAGGCCTTTTTAAGGTGTGTTTTCTGGTTCGCGGTTAAGTTATTCGGGAGGGCATCGATTCCGCTCTGGATCAAGACTTTGATAACTTCATTTCTTCAATCACTCGGTGGAATACATAGTGGTTGTGGCGTCTCGTCTTTAATTTGGCTTGTTTATGCAATTATTCTCACCATTCGGCACAGGGAAACCTCGTCCCTTTTGATCATCTCTGTAGCCTATACTATTCTGTTCTTGGTTTTGTTATCTTCTCTCGCAGCTTTTCCTCTTGTCCGTCATCTTCATCACAATGTTTTTGAGCGAACTCATCGCTTTGCAGGATGGTCAGCTCTTGTTTTATTCTGGCTCTTTGTTGTTCTCACCCTTTCTTACGAACCTTCTTCAAAACTCTACAATTTTCGCCTCTCGAGGCTTATAAAAGCGCTAGAATTCTGGCTGACCTTTGCCATAACAGGTTTCATAATGTTACCCTGGCTAACAGTAAAACAAGTTCGGGTTAGCGTATCATCTCCTTCTGGTCACGcttcaataataaaatttgagggCGGAGTGAAAGCTGGATTGCTAGGAAGAATCAGCCTATCACCGTTCTCCGACTGGCATGCGTTTGGAATCATTTCAGACGGTAAAGATGAGCACATGATGTTAGCTGGTGCGGTGGGGGACTTCACCATGTCACTAGTCTCCAACCCTCCAACCCATCTTTGGGTTCGTACTTTTCACTTCGCAGGCTTGCCTTACTTGATCAATTTATACCGAAGGGTTGTTTTAGTGGCCACGGGCTCTGGAATATGCGTGTTTTTATCATTTCTTATGCAGCCTTCCACGAAAGAGGTGTGCCTAGTTTGGGTGGCCAAAGCGGTGGAACAAAATTTTGGAAGTGAAATTATGAAATGTGTGAGTGGATATCCGAAAGACAAGGTTATTGTGCATGACACAGGGGTGCTCGGGAGGCCTAATGTGGCTGAGATGAGCGTTGATGCGGCGAAAAGATGGAAAGCAGAGGTTGTGATAGTCACAAGTAATCCGGAGGGAAGCAGAGATGTTGTCCGTGCATGCAAGGCTTCTGGGATACCTGCGTTTGGTCCATTCTGGGATTCCTAG
- the LOC108217504 gene encoding protein MICRORCHIDIA 7, which yields MIDLGDSDSDVVTGDTTDDSSDDDVKPEIVLPLGFLDPLTPEERALMNKKVSDPVHSSLRVTNEVSNVGETVGESNDVAVNEFKQFWNAGGYEAKGDRAAVETEPCNMDRLRVNPQFLHSNATSHKWALGAFAELLDNALDEVCNGASYVHLDVIKSKRDHSKMLLVEDNGGGMSPDMLRQCMSLGYSSKSGQDNTIGLYGNGFKTSTMRLGADVIVFSRSRGRDGGSSTQSVGMLSSTFLKRTNKDEIVVPMIDYKKGGSSWDMIVRSSRDDWRQNLDTLLVWSPFSSEAELFKEFDLIKDQGTRIVIYNLWQDDQGDLELDFDTDKYDIQIKGANRDEKKIEMANTYPNSRHFLTYSHSLRSYAAILYLRVPPGFRIILRGRDVEHHNLVNDMMYKQEHVYRPVRVSDDSVKGQSQAFASVIIGFVKDAKAHIDVQGFCVYHKNRLIRPFWRVWNAAGSGGRGIIGVIEADFVKPAHDKQGFEHTSVLIRLESRIREIQKKYWGDNCHQIGYVKGPFSGKQRGRPASDSGNNQASDSGEENCHQIGHAKGSIYGKRRGPDLNTPASDSGEDDNSVQPTTKKMKSVSNELKDDRQNAPEPSLKRRDHKQAAVPVTTVIHSQHPTNAGSNEIEKLKKENVELREKLKKIEGVNVASLKRELQYEKDRNNAMETKLKQAEEKIEEFDKEQETLIDIFSEERSRRDEEEDKLRRRLKEASKTIEDLEKKLKQLENRPPVVSCKIER from the coding sequence ATGATCGACCTCGGCGATTCCGATTCCGACGTCGTCACCGGCGACACTACCGACGATTCGAGTGACGACGACGTCAAACCTGAGATAGTCTTGCCGCTAGGGTTTCTCGATCCATTAACGCCAGAAGAACGTGCGTTAATGAATAAAAAAGTCTCGGATCCTGTTCACTCGAGTTTGAGGGTTACGAACGAGGTTTCGAACGTTGGAGAAACTGTCGGAGAGTCGAATGATGTGGCGGTTAATGAGTTCAAGCAGTTCTGGAACGCGGGAGGGTACGAGGCTAAAGGTGATCGTGCGGCGGTTGAGACCGAGCCGTGCAATATGGATCGGCTTAGGGTGAATCCGCAGTTTCTTCATTCGAATGCGACGAGTCATAAGTGGGCGCTGGGCGCGTTCGCGGAGCTTCTGGACAATGCGTTGGATGAGGTATGTAACGGAGCAAGTTATGTTCACCTTGATGTCATTAAGAGTAAGAGAGATCATAGTAAGATGTTGTTAGTTGAAGATAATGGAGGCGGAATGAGTCCTGATATGTTGCGACAGTGTATGTCGCTTGGATATTCTTCGAAGAGTGGTCAGGATAATACTATTGGATTGTATGGgaatggcttcaagacgagtaCTATGAGGCTTGGGGCGGATGTTATTGTGTTTTCGAGGAGTcgtgggagggacggagggagtagtactcAGAGTGTAGGGATGTTGTCTAGTACGTTTTTGAAGAGGACTAATAAGGATGAGATTGTGGTTCCGATGATTGATTATAAGAAAGGGGGGAGTTCTTGGGATATGATTGTACGTTCTTCGCGTGATGATTGGAGGCAGAATTTGGATACATTGTTGGTATGGTCACCGTTTAGTAGTGAGGCGGAGTTGTTTAAGGAGTTTGATTTGATTAAAGATCAAGGGACGCGTATTGTGATTTATAATCTGTGGCAGGATGATCAGGGGGACCTTGAGCTTGATTTTGATACGGATAAGTATGATATTCAGATTAAAGGGGCGAATAGAGATGAGAAGAAGATAGAGATGGCTAACACGTATCCAAATTCTAGGCACTTCTTGACGTACTCACATTCTTTGAGGAGTTATGCAGCTATATTGTATTTGAGAGTTCCACCTGGTTTTCGGATTATTCTTCGTGGGAGAGATGTTGAGCATCATAATTTAGTGAACGATATGATGTACAAACAGGAGCATGTGTACAGACCTGTTCGGGTTTCTGATGATTCGGTGAAGGGTCAGTCTCAGGCGTTTGCTAGTGTCATAATTGGATTTGTGAAGGATGCTAAAGCTCATATTGATGTTCAAGGGTTCTGTGTTTATCACAAGAACCGGCTTATTAGGCCGTTTTGGAGGGTCTGGAATGCTGCTGGAAGTGGTGGCCGTGGCATTATAGGTGTAATTGAAGCTGATTTTGTTAAACCTGCTCATGATAAGCAGGGCTTTGAGCACACAAGTGTGCTAATTAGGCTTGAGTCACGGATTCGTGAGATTCAGAAGAAGTACTGGGGAGACAACTGTCATCAAATTGGCTATGTTAAAGGACCATTCTCTGGTAAACAAAGAGGAAGGCCGGCTTCAGACAGTGGCAATAATCAAGCTTCAGACAGCGGTGAGGAAAACTGTCATCAAATTGGCCATGCTAAAGGATCAATCTATGGTAAAAGAAGAGGACCGGATCTAAATACTCCAGCTTCAGACAGTGGGGAGGATGATAATTCTGTACAACCAACCACGAAGAAAATGAAGAGTGTGTCTAATGAGTTAAAAGACGACAGGCAAAACGCGCCTGAGCCATCACTAAAGAGAAGGGATCATAAGCAAGCAGCGGTGCCAGTTACTACAGTTATCCATTCGCAACATCCTACCAATGCAGGATCGAATGAAATAGAGAAGttgaagaaagaaaatgttgAACTAAGGGAGAAACTAAAGAAGATTGAGGGAGTGAATGTAGCTAGTCTGAAGCGTGAGTTGCAGTACGAGAAGGACAGGAACAATGCAATGGAAACGAAGTTAAAGCAGGCAGAAGAGAAGATAGAAGAATTCGACAAAGAACAAGAGACTCTGATTGATATCTTCTCAGAGGAGAGATCTCGGCGAGATGAAGAGGAGGACAAGTTGAGGAGGAGGCTCAAGGAGGCTTCTAAGACAATTGAAGACTTGGAGAAGAAGTTGAAACAGCTTGAGAACAGACCCCCTGTTGTTAGTTGCAAAATTGAACGCTGA